One genomic region from Oryzias melastigma strain HK-1 linkage group LG19, ASM292280v2, whole genome shotgun sequence encodes:
- the LOC112153867 gene encoding alpha-1,6-mannosylglycoprotein 6-beta-N-acetylglucosaminyltransferase B isoform X2, translating to MMPSHRPCVGEKAGPESETERALKQEKARQSLSIFLLASVCFANRSDGCCWVGTKTRPVTSRVVSVGTMRVALRPRSGCLVLCLCLSVITLLLQSLWVPLEMTQDEAAGRFPEEQGGHSVGVNKLVLRLDTLSTQVQRLSRERQDTQLNKNALTSLLQSFRQEQQSLSKLLETELQRLSRRLDQLSSQRYRDHKAFMPTPPPGPTEKCEIPTDPAYPACADKTEFLQAHWQSDPCYAFYGVDGTTCSILTYLSQIENFCPPRPGRNHSSLPWLLKTSSNGKKARIRDSLSSLYKSLTNSSSLAIKFIRSRVERMSDRWIKAGRSMKQNGSDADSTEMKVLLYPGALAGKAGQHFEAMVERGGPLGELVQWADLSACLTILGHNLTFSSSQHQLHGLIGAAPGHGGCPIQRPLTFDLIYTDYHGLAHLHGAMGPAFNHYKCRFRILDSFGTEPAFNLASYAQSRGYKTLWGSWGLQPLQYMNMFPHTPDNSFLGFVSEEALRMEPTKDGLEPETYRKERIAVVYGKQDYMWQGKSEYVQIISEELETHGTVYQSSRQSSILPSFVKNHGLLTQEQFLKLLHRAKVFVGLGFPYEGPAPIEAIALGCVFLQPRFDPPHTSDSNNFYKGKPTTRKHPYAEQFIGEPYVLTVDTTNRTAVREAVKSILTTEVKPFTPREFTCVGMLERVHSYITHQNFCSKSVPTWPLESALMVHLGPLGESCVSVCQRSSLWCEPALFHHLNTPAAFTRLGLSCSRMVQEVNHLFPSYNPWGRLCGLQQETLLFSCAGSDPSDRRLCPCSAGQVALCPQCI from the exons ATGATGCCTTCTCATAGGCCGTGCGTTGGAGAAAAGGCCGGGCCAGAATCGGAGACAGAAAGAGCATTAAAACAAGAGAAGGCAAGACagagtttatctatttttttacttgcGTCCGTGTGTTTTGCAAACAGGTCTGATGGTTGCTGTTGGGTTGGGACGAAAACCCGTCCAG TAACATCTAGAGTGGTGTCAGTTGGCACCATGCGTGTTGCACTGCGTCCTCGGAG CGGCTGCCTGGTGCTCTGCCTGTGTCTGTCTGTGATCACCCTCCTGCTTCAAAGCCTCTGGGTTCCTCTTGAGATGACCCAGGATGAAGCTGCTGGGAGGTTTCCTGAAGAACAAG GTGGGCACAGTGTTGGTGTTAATAAATTGGTGCTTCGCTTGGATACTTTGAGTACTCAGGTGCAGAGGCTCAGCAGAGAAAGACAAGACACCCAGCTGAACAAAAATGCTCTCACCTCACTCCTGCAgag CTTTAGACAGGAGCAGCAAAGTTTGAGCAAGTTGTTGGAAACAGAGCTGCAGAGATTGTCCCGGAGActggatcagctcagcagccaGCGTTACCGTGACCACAAAGCATTCATGCCCACGCCACCCCCAG gaCCCACTGAGAAATGTGAAATACCAACAGATCCTGCCTATCCTGCGTGTGCAGATAAAACAGAG TTCCTGCAGGCCCATTGGCAGTCAGACCCCTGCTATGCTTTTTACGGCGTGGATGGTACCACCTGCTCCATCCTGACTTATCTCAGTCAGATAGAGAACTTTTGTCCACCCCGTCCTGGAAGGAACCACTCCAGTCTGCCATGGCTCCTGAAGACCTCTTCAAATGGAAAGAAG GCTCGTATACGTGACAGTTTGAGCTCGCTGTATAAATCGCTCACCAACAGCAGCAGTTTGGCGATCAAGTTCATCCGGTCAAGAGTGGAACGAATGTCTGACAGGTGGATCAAAGCTGGTCGGAGTATGAAACAGAACGGCAGTGACGCAGATTCCACTGAGATGAAG GTGCTGCTTTATCCTGGTGCTCTGGCTGGGAAGGCTGGTCAGCATTTTGAGGCAATGGTCGAGAGAGGAGGTCCTCTGGGAGAGCTGGTCCAGTGGGCTGACCTGAGCGCCTGCCTGACAATTCTGGGGCACAACCTGACCTTCAGCAGCTCACAGCACCAACTACACGG ACTAATAGGAGCTGCACCGGGCCACGGCGGCTGTCCAATTCAAAGACCTCTCACCTTTGACCTCATCTACACTGACTACCACGGGCTCGCTCACCTCCATGGTGCCATGGGACCGGCCTTTAATCATTACAA GTGCCGCTTCAGGATCTTGGACTCTTTTGGCACCGAACCAGCCTTTAACCTGGCGAGTTACGCACAGAGCCGTGGATATAAGACACTGTGGGGTAGCTGGGGACTCCAGCCTCTGCAGTACATGAACATGTTCC CTCACACTCCTGATAACTCTTTCCTGGGTTTTGTGAGTGAGGAGGCACTGAGGATGGAACCGACTAAAGATGGGCTGGAGCCAGAAACCTACAGGAAAGAGCGGATAGCAGTCGTCTATGGCAAACAAGACTACATGTGGCAG GGTAAATCTGAATACGTACAAATAATCAGTGAAGAACTGGAGACTCATGGCACAGTCTACCAGTCTTCAAGGCAGTCTTCCATTTTGCCcagttttgtgaaaaaccaCGGACTCCTGACACAAGAACAGTTCCTAAAACTTCTCCACAGAGCCAAA GTATTTGTAGGACTCGGTTTCCCATACGAAGGTCCTGCTCCCATTGAAGCCATCGCTTTGGGCTGCGTTTTCCTCCAACCACGCTTTGACCCTCCACACACGTCAGACAGCAACAACTTCTACAAGGGCAAACCCACCACAAGAAAA CACCCATACGCCGAGCAGTTCATTGGTGAACCGTACGTGCTGACCGTGGATACGACCAACAGGACTGCTGTTCGAGAGGCAGTCAAGTCTATTCTAACCACTGAG gtgAAACCTTTCACTCCTCGAGAGTTCACTTGTGTGGGAATGCTGGAGCGGGTTCATAGTTACATCACCCACCAG AACTTCTGCAGTAAATCCGTTCCTACTTGGCCTCTAGAAAGTGCTTTGATGGTGCACTTGGGCCCACTGGGTGAGtcctgtgtgagtgtgtgtcagCGCTCGTCACTGTGGTGTGAGCCCGCTCTCTTTCATCACCTCAACACTCCAGCTGCTTTCACCAG
- the LOC112153867 gene encoding alpha-1,6-mannosylglycoprotein 6-beta-N-acetylglucosaminyltransferase B isoform X3 yields the protein MMPSHRPCVGEKAGPESETERALKQEKARQSLSIFLLASVCFANRSDGCCWVGTKTRPVTSRVVSVGTMRVALRPRSGCLVLCLCLSVITLLLQSLWVPLEMTQDEAAGRFPEEQGGHSVGVNKLVLRLDTLSTQVQRLSRERQDTQLNKNALTSLLQSFRQEQQSLSKLLETELQRLSRRLDQLSSQRYRDHKAFMPTPPPGPTEKCEIPTDPAYPACADKTEFLQAHWQSDPCYAFYGVDGTTCSILTYLSQIENFCPPRPGRNHSSLPWLLKTSSNGKKARIRDSLSSLYKSLTNSSSLAIKFIRSRVERMSDRWIKAGRSMKQNGSDADSTEMKVLLYPGALAGKAGQHFEAMVERGGPLGELVQWADLSACLTILGHNLTFSSSQHQLHGLIGAAPGHGGCPIQRPLTFDLIYTDYHGLAHLHGAMGPAFNHYKCRFRILDSFGTEPAFNLASYAQSRGYKTLWGSWGLQPLQYMNMFPHTPDNSFLGFVSEEALRMEPTKDGLEPETYRKERIAVVYGKQDYMWQGKSEYVQIISEELETHGTVYQSSRQSSILPSFVKNHGLLTQEQFLKLLHRAKVFVGLGFPYEGPAPIEAIALGCVFLQPRFDPPHTSDSNNFYKGKPTTRKISSQHPYAEQFIGEPYVLTVDTTNRTAVREAVKSILTTEVKPFTPREFTCVGMLERVHSYITHQKVL from the exons ATGATGCCTTCTCATAGGCCGTGCGTTGGAGAAAAGGCCGGGCCAGAATCGGAGACAGAAAGAGCATTAAAACAAGAGAAGGCAAGACagagtttatctatttttttacttgcGTCCGTGTGTTTTGCAAACAGGTCTGATGGTTGCTGTTGGGTTGGGACGAAAACCCGTCCAG TAACATCTAGAGTGGTGTCAGTTGGCACCATGCGTGTTGCACTGCGTCCTCGGAG CGGCTGCCTGGTGCTCTGCCTGTGTCTGTCTGTGATCACCCTCCTGCTTCAAAGCCTCTGGGTTCCTCTTGAGATGACCCAGGATGAAGCTGCTGGGAGGTTTCCTGAAGAACAAG GTGGGCACAGTGTTGGTGTTAATAAATTGGTGCTTCGCTTGGATACTTTGAGTACTCAGGTGCAGAGGCTCAGCAGAGAAAGACAAGACACCCAGCTGAACAAAAATGCTCTCACCTCACTCCTGCAgag CTTTAGACAGGAGCAGCAAAGTTTGAGCAAGTTGTTGGAAACAGAGCTGCAGAGATTGTCCCGGAGActggatcagctcagcagccaGCGTTACCGTGACCACAAAGCATTCATGCCCACGCCACCCCCAG gaCCCACTGAGAAATGTGAAATACCAACAGATCCTGCCTATCCTGCGTGTGCAGATAAAACAGAG TTCCTGCAGGCCCATTGGCAGTCAGACCCCTGCTATGCTTTTTACGGCGTGGATGGTACCACCTGCTCCATCCTGACTTATCTCAGTCAGATAGAGAACTTTTGTCCACCCCGTCCTGGAAGGAACCACTCCAGTCTGCCATGGCTCCTGAAGACCTCTTCAAATGGAAAGAAG GCTCGTATACGTGACAGTTTGAGCTCGCTGTATAAATCGCTCACCAACAGCAGCAGTTTGGCGATCAAGTTCATCCGGTCAAGAGTGGAACGAATGTCTGACAGGTGGATCAAAGCTGGTCGGAGTATGAAACAGAACGGCAGTGACGCAGATTCCACTGAGATGAAG GTGCTGCTTTATCCTGGTGCTCTGGCTGGGAAGGCTGGTCAGCATTTTGAGGCAATGGTCGAGAGAGGAGGTCCTCTGGGAGAGCTGGTCCAGTGGGCTGACCTGAGCGCCTGCCTGACAATTCTGGGGCACAACCTGACCTTCAGCAGCTCACAGCACCAACTACACGG ACTAATAGGAGCTGCACCGGGCCACGGCGGCTGTCCAATTCAAAGACCTCTCACCTTTGACCTCATCTACACTGACTACCACGGGCTCGCTCACCTCCATGGTGCCATGGGACCGGCCTTTAATCATTACAA GTGCCGCTTCAGGATCTTGGACTCTTTTGGCACCGAACCAGCCTTTAACCTGGCGAGTTACGCACAGAGCCGTGGATATAAGACACTGTGGGGTAGCTGGGGACTCCAGCCTCTGCAGTACATGAACATGTTCC CTCACACTCCTGATAACTCTTTCCTGGGTTTTGTGAGTGAGGAGGCACTGAGGATGGAACCGACTAAAGATGGGCTGGAGCCAGAAACCTACAGGAAAGAGCGGATAGCAGTCGTCTATGGCAAACAAGACTACATGTGGCAG GGTAAATCTGAATACGTACAAATAATCAGTGAAGAACTGGAGACTCATGGCACAGTCTACCAGTCTTCAAGGCAGTCTTCCATTTTGCCcagttttgtgaaaaaccaCGGACTCCTGACACAAGAACAGTTCCTAAAACTTCTCCACAGAGCCAAA GTATTTGTAGGACTCGGTTTCCCATACGAAGGTCCTGCTCCCATTGAAGCCATCGCTTTGGGCTGCGTTTTCCTCCAACCACGCTTTGACCCTCCACACACGTCAGACAGCAACAACTTCTACAAGGGCAAACCCACCACAAGAAAA ATATCCTCCCAGCACCCATACGCCGAGCAGTTCATTGGTGAACCGTACGTGCTGACCGTGGATACGACCAACAGGACTGCTGTTCGAGAGGCAGTCAAGTCTATTCTAACCACTGAG gtgAAACCTTTCACTCCTCGAGAGTTCACTTGTGTGGGAATGCTGGAGCGGGTTCATAGTTACATCACCCACCAG AAAGTGCTTTGA
- the LOC112153867 gene encoding alpha-1,6-mannosylglycoprotein 6-beta-N-acetylglucosaminyltransferase B isoform X1, with product MMPSHRPCVGEKAGPESETERALKQEKARQSLSIFLLASVCFANRSDGCCWVGTKTRPVTSRVVSVGTMRVALRPRSGCLVLCLCLSVITLLLQSLWVPLEMTQDEAAGRFPEEQGGHSVGVNKLVLRLDTLSTQVQRLSRERQDTQLNKNALTSLLQSFRQEQQSLSKLLETELQRLSRRLDQLSSQRYRDHKAFMPTPPPGPTEKCEIPTDPAYPACADKTEFLQAHWQSDPCYAFYGVDGTTCSILTYLSQIENFCPPRPGRNHSSLPWLLKTSSNGKKARIRDSLSSLYKSLTNSSSLAIKFIRSRVERMSDRWIKAGRSMKQNGSDADSTEMKVLLYPGALAGKAGQHFEAMVERGGPLGELVQWADLSACLTILGHNLTFSSSQHQLHGLIGAAPGHGGCPIQRPLTFDLIYTDYHGLAHLHGAMGPAFNHYKCRFRILDSFGTEPAFNLASYAQSRGYKTLWGSWGLQPLQYMNMFPHTPDNSFLGFVSEEALRMEPTKDGLEPETYRKERIAVVYGKQDYMWQGKSEYVQIISEELETHGTVYQSSRQSSILPSFVKNHGLLTQEQFLKLLHRAKVFVGLGFPYEGPAPIEAIALGCVFLQPRFDPPHTSDSNNFYKGKPTTRKISSQHPYAEQFIGEPYVLTVDTTNRTAVREAVKSILTTEVKPFTPREFTCVGMLERVHSYITHQNFCSKSVPTWPLESALMVHLGPLGESCVSVCQRSSLWCEPALFHHLNTPAAFTRLGLSCSRMVQEVNHLFPSYNPWGRLCGLQQETLLFSCAGSDPSDRRLCPCSAGQVALCPQCI from the exons ATGATGCCTTCTCATAGGCCGTGCGTTGGAGAAAAGGCCGGGCCAGAATCGGAGACAGAAAGAGCATTAAAACAAGAGAAGGCAAGACagagtttatctatttttttacttgcGTCCGTGTGTTTTGCAAACAGGTCTGATGGTTGCTGTTGGGTTGGGACGAAAACCCGTCCAG TAACATCTAGAGTGGTGTCAGTTGGCACCATGCGTGTTGCACTGCGTCCTCGGAG CGGCTGCCTGGTGCTCTGCCTGTGTCTGTCTGTGATCACCCTCCTGCTTCAAAGCCTCTGGGTTCCTCTTGAGATGACCCAGGATGAAGCTGCTGGGAGGTTTCCTGAAGAACAAG GTGGGCACAGTGTTGGTGTTAATAAATTGGTGCTTCGCTTGGATACTTTGAGTACTCAGGTGCAGAGGCTCAGCAGAGAAAGACAAGACACCCAGCTGAACAAAAATGCTCTCACCTCACTCCTGCAgag CTTTAGACAGGAGCAGCAAAGTTTGAGCAAGTTGTTGGAAACAGAGCTGCAGAGATTGTCCCGGAGActggatcagctcagcagccaGCGTTACCGTGACCACAAAGCATTCATGCCCACGCCACCCCCAG gaCCCACTGAGAAATGTGAAATACCAACAGATCCTGCCTATCCTGCGTGTGCAGATAAAACAGAG TTCCTGCAGGCCCATTGGCAGTCAGACCCCTGCTATGCTTTTTACGGCGTGGATGGTACCACCTGCTCCATCCTGACTTATCTCAGTCAGATAGAGAACTTTTGTCCACCCCGTCCTGGAAGGAACCACTCCAGTCTGCCATGGCTCCTGAAGACCTCTTCAAATGGAAAGAAG GCTCGTATACGTGACAGTTTGAGCTCGCTGTATAAATCGCTCACCAACAGCAGCAGTTTGGCGATCAAGTTCATCCGGTCAAGAGTGGAACGAATGTCTGACAGGTGGATCAAAGCTGGTCGGAGTATGAAACAGAACGGCAGTGACGCAGATTCCACTGAGATGAAG GTGCTGCTTTATCCTGGTGCTCTGGCTGGGAAGGCTGGTCAGCATTTTGAGGCAATGGTCGAGAGAGGAGGTCCTCTGGGAGAGCTGGTCCAGTGGGCTGACCTGAGCGCCTGCCTGACAATTCTGGGGCACAACCTGACCTTCAGCAGCTCACAGCACCAACTACACGG ACTAATAGGAGCTGCACCGGGCCACGGCGGCTGTCCAATTCAAAGACCTCTCACCTTTGACCTCATCTACACTGACTACCACGGGCTCGCTCACCTCCATGGTGCCATGGGACCGGCCTTTAATCATTACAA GTGCCGCTTCAGGATCTTGGACTCTTTTGGCACCGAACCAGCCTTTAACCTGGCGAGTTACGCACAGAGCCGTGGATATAAGACACTGTGGGGTAGCTGGGGACTCCAGCCTCTGCAGTACATGAACATGTTCC CTCACACTCCTGATAACTCTTTCCTGGGTTTTGTGAGTGAGGAGGCACTGAGGATGGAACCGACTAAAGATGGGCTGGAGCCAGAAACCTACAGGAAAGAGCGGATAGCAGTCGTCTATGGCAAACAAGACTACATGTGGCAG GGTAAATCTGAATACGTACAAATAATCAGTGAAGAACTGGAGACTCATGGCACAGTCTACCAGTCTTCAAGGCAGTCTTCCATTTTGCCcagttttgtgaaaaaccaCGGACTCCTGACACAAGAACAGTTCCTAAAACTTCTCCACAGAGCCAAA GTATTTGTAGGACTCGGTTTCCCATACGAAGGTCCTGCTCCCATTGAAGCCATCGCTTTGGGCTGCGTTTTCCTCCAACCACGCTTTGACCCTCCACACACGTCAGACAGCAACAACTTCTACAAGGGCAAACCCACCACAAGAAAA ATATCCTCCCAGCACCCATACGCCGAGCAGTTCATTGGTGAACCGTACGTGCTGACCGTGGATACGACCAACAGGACTGCTGTTCGAGAGGCAGTCAAGTCTATTCTAACCACTGAG gtgAAACCTTTCACTCCTCGAGAGTTCACTTGTGTGGGAATGCTGGAGCGGGTTCATAGTTACATCACCCACCAG AACTTCTGCAGTAAATCCGTTCCTACTTGGCCTCTAGAAAGTGCTTTGATGGTGCACTTGGGCCCACTGGGTGAGtcctgtgtgagtgtgtgtcagCGCTCGTCACTGTGGTGTGAGCCCGCTCTCTTTCATCACCTCAACACTCCAGCTGCTTTCACCAG